Genomic DNA from Clavibacter michiganensis:
CGACCCCCGTGTTCCCCAACGCGAGCCTCCGCGACCGCTTCGATCCCGACGCCGCGGCCCTCGCCTACCGCCGTACTGAGGCGTTCCTCGTCGAGCACCTGCGAGACCAGTGACCGATCAGTGCCGCATACGCACCAATCCGGTCGCTTACGCGGTACGAATGTAGGGAGCCTGGGAGATCCCCGGCTCTTCCCTACCAGTGGAGGCACCATCATGAGCTCATCCCCGAACCGCCTGCTCGGCACCGTCTTCGGCGCCGTCTACGTCCTCGTCGGCCTTCTCGGCTTCCTGTTCCCGCCGCAGAGCGGTGGCTTCTTCTCCTCCGACGGCGGTCTGCTGCTCGGGATCTTCATGGTGAACCCGTTCCACAACGTGGCGCACCTCCTCATCGGCGCGGCCCTCCTCATCGGCGGCCTCTCCAGCGTCGCGTCGGCCAAGGCCGTGAACTCCACCATCGGATTCGCGTACCTCGCCCTCGGCATCGTCGGCTTCTTCCTCGTGAACACCGACTTCAACATCCTCGCGCTCAACACC
This window encodes:
- a CDS encoding DUF4383 domain-containing protein, translating into MSSSPNRLLGTVFGAVYVLVGLLGFLFPPQSGGFFSSDGGLLLGIFMVNPFHNVAHLLIGAALLIGGLSSVASAKAVNSTIGFAYLALGIVGFFLVNTDFNILALNTADHFLHLGSAVVLLIVGLGAEKGVRNRAARAA